The following are encoded in a window of Fusarium oxysporum f. sp. lycopersici 4287 chromosome 5, whole genome shotgun sequence genomic DNA:
- a CDS encoding 3-hydroxyanthranilate 3,4-dioxygenase — MLGPPVNLPKWLEENSHLLQPPINNYCVYNEDFSVMIVGGPNARTDYHINQTPEWFYQYKGAMMLKVVDEGEFRDIIIREGDMFLLPGNTPHNPVRFANTVGVVLEQRRPKDSLDRMRWYCGDCGEIVHEAAFHCTDLGTQIKAAVQDFKSSEDKRTCSKCGTMADAAPKPGTIQDPNLA, encoded by the exons ATGCTTGGGCCACCAGTCAACCTTCCGAAGTG GCTTGAAGAAAACTCCCATCTACTACAACCCCCTATCAACAATTACTGTGTCTACAATGAAGACTTCAGTGTCATG ATCGTTGGTGGTCCAAATGCCCGCACTGACTACCACATCAATCAAACTCCCGAGTGGTTCTACCAATACAAAGGTGCAATGATGCTCAAAGTCGTCGACGAGGGGGAATTCCGTGATATCATCATCCGTGAAGGTGATATGTTTCTCTTACCTGGAAACACACCGCACAACCCAGTCCGCTTCGCGAACACAGTTGGAGTCGTCCTAGAGCAGCGTCGTCCAAAGGACTCACTCGATCGTATGCGTTGGTACTGCGGTGACTGTGGTGAGATTGTTCACGAGGCCGCATTTCATTGCACCGACCTTGGCACTCAAATTAAAGCGGCGGTTCAAGACTTTAAGAGCAGTGAGGACAAGAGGACTTGTTCCAAGTGTGGTACTATGGCTGATGCGGCACCGAAGCCGGGCACTATTCAGGATCCTAATCTGGCGTGA
- a CDS encoding 3-hydroxyanthranilate 3,4-dioxygenase, with protein MANNCHQIVGGPNARTDYHINQTPEWFYQYKGAMMLKVVDEGEFRDIIIREGDMFLLPGNTPHNPVRFANTVGVVLEQRRPKDSLDRMRWYCGDCGEIVHEAAFHCTDLGTQIKAAVQDFKSSEDKRTCSKCGTMADAAPKPGTIQDPNLA; from the coding sequence ATGGCTAACAATTGTCATCAGATCGTTGGTGGTCCAAATGCCCGCACTGACTACCACATCAATCAAACTCCCGAGTGGTTCTACCAATACAAAGGTGCAATGATGCTCAAAGTCGTCGACGAGGGGGAATTCCGTGATATCATCATCCGTGAAGGTGATATGTTTCTCTTACCTGGAAACACACCGCACAACCCAGTCCGCTTCGCGAACACAGTTGGAGTCGTCCTAGAGCAGCGTCGTCCAAAGGACTCACTCGATCGTATGCGTTGGTACTGCGGTGACTGTGGTGAGATTGTTCACGAGGCCGCATTTCATTGCACCGACCTTGGCACTCAAATTAAAGCGGCGGTTCAAGACTTTAAGAGCAGTGAGGACAAGAGGACTTGTTCCAAGTGTGGTACTATGGCTGATGCGGCACCGAAGCCGGGCACTATTCAGGATCCTAATCTGGCGTGA
- a CDS encoding acylpyruvate hydrolase: MFALRRTMATMAPQATSSLKQAGKVVCIGRNFAEHIAELNNTKPKQPFFFLKPTSSIVLPGEGPVLRPKGIDMHYEVELALVIGKLTRDLQASDTQGALDAIKAYAIAIDFTARNAQNEAKKKGLPWDIAKGFDTFLPLSNIIPKTAIKDPHNVELFLQLNGETKQQGSTNLMIYQIPRILSDISKVMTLHPGDIVLTGTPAGVGPAVPGDVVRAGVRIDGKELEEGAIEIPVEESPSSYSFAET, translated from the exons ATGTTCGCTCTGAGACGCACAATGGCTACTATGGCCCCTCAGGCTACGTCTAGCCTCAAGCAGGCCGGCAAGGTTGTCTGCATCGGCCGCAACTTTGC GGAGCACATTGCTGAGCTGAACAACACCAAACCCAAGcagcccttcttcttcctgaaACCTACTTCTTCCATTGTCCTACCAGGCGAGGGTCCCGTCCTGAGGCCCAAGGGCATTGACATGCACTATGAGGTTGAGTTGGCTCTCGTAATTGGAAAGCTCACCCGAGATCTTCAGGCCTCTGATACCCAGGGAGCTCTTGATGCTATCAAAG CTTACGCTATCGCCATTGACTTCACCGCCCGCAACGCCCAGaatgaggccaagaagaagggtctCCCATGGGACATCGCCAAAGGTTTCGATACTTTCTTGCCTCTGAGCAACATTATCCCTAAGACTGCCATTAAGGACCCTCACAATGTTGAGCTCTTCCTCCAGCTCAACGGCGAGACCAAGCAACAGGGCTCAACCAACCTCATGATCTACCAGATCCCTCGTATCTTGAGCGACATCTCCAAGGTTATGACTCTCCACCCCGGCGATATTGTCCTTACTGGTACACCTGCCGGTGTTGGTCCTGCCGTGCCGGGTGATGTTGTTCGAGCGGGTGTCAGAATTGACGGAAAGGAGTTGGAGGAGGGTGCCATTGAGATTCCCGTGGAGGAATCGCCTAGCTCATATAGTTTTGCCGAGACTTAA
- a CDS encoding actin like protein 2/3 complex, subunit 2, which translates to MLLLDYQNVLIQSVLTERFSGAPPASIDQTVSDFDGVTFHISTPESKTQILLSIQIRCFPDLVKYGAEEVLQREYGDYMTSVEPGFDFSVLVDLENLPESKEERNELALKFALLKRNAMAAPFEQAYKEHYALKEEASKFTSEEAPQGVREGGEVKAIHYREEEAIYVKASHDRVTVIFSTVFREETDRVFGKVFIQEFVDARRRAIQNAPQVLFRNDAPLELQGVPGVQDTGSGDIGYVTFVLFPRHLTPQRMTEVISHIQTFRDYFHYHIKASKAYIHSRMRKRTADFLQVLRRARPENEEKERKTASGRTFKVQGN; encoded by the exons ATGCTTCTGCTAGACTATCAAAATGTGCTTATTCAGTCGGTCCTGACGGAACGTTTCTCAGG AGCCCCTCCCGCCTCTATTGACCAGACGGTCAGCGACTTTGATGGCGTTACGTTCCATATCTCGACACCCGAGTCTAAGACCCAGATCCTTCTTTCAATCCAAATACGATGTTTCCCCGACCTTGTCAAGTATGGAGCTGAGGAAGTTCTCCAGCGCGAGTATGGCGACTACATGACATCGGTTGAGCCGGGCTTCGACTTCTCTGTTCTTGTGGATTTGGAGAACCTCCCGGAATCAAAGG AGGAACGCAATGAGCTAGCACTCAAATTCGCTCTCCTGAAGCGCAACGCTATGGCTGCACCATTCGAGCAAGCTTACAAAGAGCATTACGCATTGAAGGAGGAGGCTTCCAAGTTTACCTCCGAAGAAGCTCCTCAGGGCGTTCGAGAGGGAGGCGAAGTTAAGGCAATTCACTACCGAGAGGAGGAGGCCATCTACGTCAAGGCCAGCCACGACCGAGTTACCGTCATCTTTAGCACCGTCTTTCGCGAAGAAACCGATCGAGTATTTGGAAAGGTGTTCATCCAAGAATTCGTCGACGCTCGAAGGAGAGCGATTCAAAATGCCCCCCAGGTCTTGTTCAGGAACGACGCCCCTCTCGAGCTACAGGGTGTCCCGGGGGTCCAAGACACTGGGTCTGGAGATATTGGTTATGTGACTTTTG TCCTCTTCCCTCGGCACCTAACTCCTCAGCGCATGACTGAGGTCATCTCTCACATTCAGACCTTCCGCGATTACTTCCATTATCATATCAAGGCTTCAAAAGCCTATATTCACTCGCGTATGCGAAAGCGAACTGCTGACTTCCTCCAAG TGCTGCGCCGTGCTCGCCCCgagaatgaggagaaggagagaaagacTGCCAGCGGCAGAACTTTCAAGGTGCAAGGAAACTAA